In the genome of Porphyrobacter sp. ULC335, one region contains:
- a CDS encoding DUF6891 domain-containing protein, whose protein sequence is MEDDFDDLAYLRDQVSTLVESGFFNEDDLETYIADLAFDPHSAPHAGVVRQHALAALATKRAAEATWPAVTDWDRLARAFDALEADGILALHNAGMTTSDAHGDAWDLIGRDPPDSWRGFAYYHGQDIERVLGGHALFIGFDAVAEGVEAKRGIGESVVAALKAEGFAPSWNGDPETRLDVPGIVWHKRTDWVRPAGPAAPLPPPPPPPPRRPRGAAAGSDLWQRLFGR, encoded by the coding sequence ATGGAGGACGACTTTGACGATCTGGCCTATCTGCGCGATCAGGTGAGCACATTGGTGGAATCGGGTTTCTTCAACGAGGACGACCTTGAAACCTACATCGCCGACCTTGCCTTCGACCCCCACAGCGCGCCGCACGCGGGCGTAGTACGGCAACATGCGCTTGCTGCCTTGGCTACCAAGCGCGCGGCCGAGGCAACATGGCCAGCGGTGACCGACTGGGACCGCCTTGCCCGCGCCTTCGATGCGCTGGAGGCAGACGGCATCCTCGCGCTTCACAATGCCGGGATGACAACCAGCGACGCGCATGGCGACGCATGGGACCTGATTGGCCGCGATCCGCCGGACAGTTGGCGCGGCTTTGCCTATTATCACGGTCAGGATATCGAACGGGTGCTCGGCGGGCACGCGCTGTTCATCGGCTTCGACGCGGTGGCAGAAGGGGTCGAGGCCAAGCGGGGGATCGGCGAGTCGGTCGTCGCCGCGCTCAAGGCGGAAGGCTTTGCGCCTTCGTGGAACGGCGATCCCGAAACGCGCCTCGATGTGCCGGGGATCGTATGGCACAAGCGCACCGACTGGGTGCGCCCGGCTGGCCCCGCGGCTCCTCTTCCCCCGCCCCCGCCACCGCCACCAAGGCGCCCGCGCGGTGCCGCTGCGGGAAGCGACTTGTGGCAAAGGCTCTTCGGCCGCTAA
- the nth gene encoding endonuclease III yields the protein MTKDQIFEFFRRLAEDNPSPQTELEYGNAYQLLVAVALSAQATDVGVNKATRALFAKVETPQQMLDLGEDGLKEHIKTIGLFNSKAKNVIALSQILVDEHGGAVPDTREALVRLPGVGRKTANVVLNCWFGQETFAVDTHIFRLGNRTGMAKGKTPDHVEAKLEKRVPQPFRRDSHHWMILHGRYVCKARQPECWRCTVVDLCSFKKKVLENPRV from the coding sequence ATGACCAAGGACCAGATCTTCGAATTCTTCCGCCGTCTGGCCGAGGACAATCCCTCGCCCCAGACCGAGCTGGAATATGGCAATGCCTACCAGCTGCTCGTCGCCGTGGCGCTATCCGCGCAGGCGACCGATGTGGGCGTGAACAAGGCGACCCGCGCGCTGTTCGCCAAGGTCGAAACGCCGCAGCAGATGCTCGATCTCGGCGAGGACGGGCTGAAGGAGCACATCAAGACCATCGGGCTCTTCAATTCCAAGGCCAAGAATGTCATCGCGCTCAGCCAAATCCTCGTCGACGAACATGGCGGCGCGGTGCCTGACACGCGCGAGGCGCTGGTCCGGCTCCCCGGCGTCGGGCGCAAGACGGCCAATGTGGTGCTCAATTGCTGGTTCGGGCAGGAAACTTTCGCGGTCGATACGCACATTTTCCGCCTAGGAAACCGCACCGGAATGGCCAAGGGCAAGACCCCCGATCATGTCGAAGCCAAGCTGGAAAAGCGCGTGCCCCAGCCCTTCCGCCGGGATTCGCACCACTGGATGATCCTGCACGGGCGATACGTCTGCAAGGCGCGGCAGCCCGAATGCTGGCGCTGCACGGTCGTGGACCTTTGCAGTTTCAAGAAGAAAGTTCTCGAGAACCCGCGCGTCTGA
- a CDS encoding vWA domain-containing protein, whose amino-acid sequence MRFTMSSRRALMLSACLSLAVSPALAQDASPPPEDEEENYDAVIVTGTRITQGGAQDVKHFRSIALGESDDGGLPQASSFTVEGLLSEHDLVLPSKRDCTQLFCVATHAKASARTTGEHFVGIGFESGIDGAAYAAEPISLIAVIDRSGSMTGEPMARVKEGLHAVIDLLGEGDRLGIVIYGTTSLVHQPVIEVAGNKDVLHLAVDAIGIDGSTSMEAGMKLGFATAFAERPNSRGKTRMMLFTDENPNTGNTSAEGFMAQAIDGSRKGVGLTTIGVGAHFDGALATKVSSVRGGNLFFVPREGAATDLFAKEFGNMVSEVAQDLVISIDPADGVKVGTIYGVPGELIADAGNGTVTVTIGSAFLSNNGGGIFATLEGDPRGAPLADIAVSYTNAVTQKRESDTDRVALSEEGVPANLAKAELLVDQYVTTRAALAAYHQNRDAKRAAELLAGLSERIAASGVTGIDGEVQLVAGLQAKATRLAGLPQTTLPGQIGQVFGEWKVVRHKGVDDVSRGDLIAITQDGEFITERNSGRDAGEEIYQGYAINEKQLHIEGTDLVFNYSVSGDRLFLRNARDGVEILMERDAT is encoded by the coding sequence ATGCGCTTTACCATGTCGTCCCGCCGCGCTCTGATGTTGAGCGCCTGTCTGTCGCTCGCGGTTTCGCCCGCCCTTGCGCAGGACGCCTCTCCCCCGCCTGAAGACGAAGAGGAAAACTACGACGCCGTGATCGTCACCGGCACGCGCATCACGCAGGGCGGCGCGCAGGATGTGAAGCATTTCCGCTCCATCGCACTTGGCGAGTCCGACGACGGAGGTCTCCCGCAGGCATCGAGCTTCACGGTCGAAGGTCTGCTGAGCGAACATGATCTGGTGCTGCCCTCCAAGCGCGACTGCACGCAGCTGTTCTGCGTCGCCACCCACGCCAAGGCTTCGGCGCGGACGACGGGCGAGCACTTCGTCGGCATCGGCTTTGAAAGCGGGATCGACGGCGCGGCCTATGCTGCCGAACCGATCAGCCTGATTGCGGTGATCGACCGCTCGGGCTCGATGACGGGCGAACCGATGGCGCGGGTCAAGGAAGGCCTGCACGCCGTGATCGACCTGCTGGGCGAAGGTGACCGGCTCGGCATCGTTATCTACGGCACCACCTCGCTGGTGCATCAGCCGGTGATCGAGGTTGCGGGCAACAAGGATGTGCTGCACCTCGCGGTCGATGCGATCGGGATTGACGGATCGACTTCGATGGAAGCGGGCATGAAGCTGGGCTTTGCCACCGCCTTTGCCGAACGGCCCAACAGCCGCGGCAAGACCCGCATGATGCTGTTCACTGACGAGAACCCGAATACCGGCAACACCAGCGCCGAAGGCTTCATGGCGCAAGCCATCGATGGATCGCGCAAGGGCGTGGGCCTCACCACCATCGGCGTAGGCGCCCATTTCGACGGCGCGCTCGCCACCAAGGTATCGAGCGTGCGCGGCGGCAACCTGTTCTTCGTCCCGCGCGAAGGCGCTGCCACTGACCTGTTCGCCAAGGAATTCGGCAACATGGTGAGCGAGGTGGCGCAGGATCTGGTCATCTCCATCGACCCGGCGGACGGCGTGAAGGTCGGCACGATTTACGGCGTGCCGGGCGAGCTGATCGCCGATGCAGGCAATGGCACGGTGACGGTCACCATCGGCAGCGCCTTCCTGTCGAACAATGGCGGCGGGATTTTCGCTACGCTGGAAGGTGACCCTAGGGGCGCTCCGCTTGCGGACATTGCGGTCAGCTACACCAACGCCGTCACCCAGAAGCGCGAGAGCGATACAGACCGGGTCGCGCTCTCGGAAGAAGGCGTGCCCGCCAACCTCGCCAAGGCCGAGCTGCTGGTCGATCAATATGTCACCACCCGCGCGGCGCTGGCGGCCTATCACCAGAACCGTGATGCCAAGCGCGCGGCGGAGCTGCTGGCAGGTCTTTCGGAGCGGATCGCGGCCTCGGGCGTGACCGGCATCGATGGCGAGGTCCAGCTTGTCGCCGGGCTTCAGGCCAAGGCCACGCGCCTCGCCGGGTTGCCGCAGACCACCCTGCCGGGCCAGATCGGCCAAGTGTTCGGCGAATGGAAGGTTGTGCGCCACAAGGGCGTGGACGATGTGTCGCGCGGCGATCTGATCGCAATCACCCAGGACGGCGAATTCATCACCGAGCGCAACAGCGGCCGCGATGCCGGAGAAGAAATCTATCAGGGCTACGCGATCAACGAAAAGCAGCTGCACATCGAGGGAACGGACCTCGTATTCAATTACAGTGTCAGCGGCGACCGCCTGTTCCTGCGCAACGCGCGTGACGGGGTGGAAATCCTGATGGAGCGCGACGCGACCTGA
- a CDS encoding dicarboxylate/amino acid:cation symporter: MDRKLTLYILAGMVLGVIVGQTLNQMVPADVIKESIAPWFKLLSDIFLNLIKMLVAPLVLSTIVVGIAHMGDSAALGRIGVRALAWFITASLVSIGLGLVLVNIFQPGIGAPIPDAAAATAAVGEVKELKATEFILSIFPKNAVEALATNNILQILVFSIFAGVALSAIGERGKALVTGADALAEMMLQVTGYVMRYAPIAVFGALANVVAASGLAILGTYLTLLVEFYLSLVLLWVILLSAGAVFLGKRIWQLIRYIRQPLMIAFSTASSEAALPKLFEQLDRFGVPRRISGFMLPLGYSFNLDGSMMYMSFATLFIAQAYGIDLPIGTQIMILLTLMISSKGIAAVPRASLVVITGTLAMFGLPVEGVAIILAIDQFLDMGRTATNVVGNAVATAVITKWEGMLEVEEPEVVEHPHAPAHTAADGRAGLELDPSNFDEGKG, translated from the coding sequence ATGGACCGCAAGCTGACCCTCTATATCCTTGCCGGCATGGTGCTGGGCGTGATCGTTGGGCAGACGCTCAACCAGATGGTGCCCGCCGACGTGATCAAGGAATCGATCGCGCCGTGGTTCAAGCTGCTGTCGGACATCTTCCTCAATCTCATCAAGATGCTGGTTGCGCCGCTGGTGCTGTCGACCATCGTCGTCGGCATCGCGCATATGGGCGATAGCGCCGCGCTGGGCCGCATCGGCGTGCGCGCGCTGGCGTGGTTCATCACCGCGAGCCTCGTTTCGATCGGGTTGGGGTTGGTTTTGGTCAACATCTTCCAGCCTGGCATCGGCGCGCCGATCCCCGATGCCGCAGCTGCAACCGCTGCGGTGGGCGAAGTGAAGGAGCTGAAGGCGACAGAGTTCATCCTCTCGATCTTCCCCAAGAACGCGGTCGAGGCGCTGGCGACCAATAATATCCTGCAAATTCTGGTGTTCTCGATCTTCGCAGGCGTCGCCCTGTCGGCCATCGGGGAGCGCGGCAAGGCGCTGGTCACCGGCGCGGATGCGCTGGCCGAGATGATGCTGCAGGTCACCGGCTATGTGATGCGCTATGCGCCCATTGCGGTGTTCGGCGCGCTGGCCAACGTGGTCGCGGCGAGCGGGCTGGCGATCCTCGGCACCTATCTGACCTTGTTGGTCGAATTCTATCTGTCGCTGGTGCTGCTGTGGGTCATCCTGCTCAGCGCAGGCGCGGTATTCCTCGGCAAGCGCATCTGGCAGCTGATCCGTTACATCCGCCAACCGCTGATGATCGCTTTCTCGACCGCTTCGTCGGAAGCCGCGCTGCCCAAGCTGTTCGAACAGCTCGACCGCTTCGGCGTGCCGCGCCGCATTTCGGGCTTCATGCTGCCGCTGGGGTACTCGTTCAATCTCGATGGCTCGATGATGTATATGAGCTTCGCGACTTTGTTCATCGCGCAGGCTTACGGGATCGATCTCCCCATCGGCACGCAGATCATGATCCTGCTGACGCTGATGATCTCGTCCAAGGGCATCGCCGCCGTGCCGCGCGCCAGCCTCGTGGTGATTACCGGCACGCTGGCGATGTTCGGGCTGCCGGTGGAGGGCGTGGCGATCATCCTCGCCATCGACCAGTTCCTCGACATGGGCCGCACCGCGACCAACGTGGTCGGCAACGCGGTGGCGACCGCGGTGATCACCAAGTGGGAAGGGATGCTGGAGGTCGAAGAGCCCGAGGTCGTCGAGCACCCCCACGCACCCGCCCACACGGCGGCCGATGGCCGCGCGGGGCTGGAACTGGACCCGAGCAATTTCGACGAGGGGAAGGGGTAG
- the dapE gene encoding succinyl-diaminopimelate desuccinylase, whose amino-acid sequence MLDVADLAKRLIAAPSVTPATGAVFTELEAMLVPLGFAVHRFTRGDGAEGSEEAPVENLFALRAGPAGSKHFAFAGHLDVVPPGEGWASDPFEPQVRGELLHGRGAVDMKGAIAAMVAAVAEVPQEAGTISFIITGDEEGPALHGTRALIDYMTEAGIQPDLCLVGEPTSVNRLGDMVKIGRRGSVNIFIDVEGTQGHVAYPHLADNPLPKLVAILGELDALTLDTGTKWFQPSNLEITDINVGNRAHNVIPAAGAARISIRFNDLHTGKSLSDRVCAIAEKHGGKARPVISGEPFLTEPGAFSKLVAAAVEAETGVAPELSTTGGTSDARFLRAVCPVIEFGLCNATMHKRDEAVAIPDLDVLARIYARIAHNALALAETEN is encoded by the coding sequence ATGCTTGACGTAGCCGACCTTGCCAAGCGCCTGATCGCCGCGCCTTCCGTGACGCCAGCGACCGGTGCGGTGTTCACTGAACTGGAGGCCATGCTGGTCCCTCTGGGCTTTGCCGTCCACCGTTTTACGCGGGGCGACGGGGCCGAAGGGAGCGAGGAAGCGCCGGTCGAGAACCTGTTCGCCCTGCGCGCCGGTCCTGCGGGATCGAAGCACTTTGCCTTTGCCGGGCATCTCGACGTCGTCCCGCCGGGAGAAGGCTGGGCGAGTGATCCTTTCGAGCCGCAGGTGCGCGGTGAGTTGCTCCACGGACGCGGCGCAGTCGACATGAAGGGCGCGATCGCCGCGATGGTCGCCGCCGTGGCCGAGGTTCCGCAAGAGGCCGGGACGATCAGCTTCATCATCACCGGCGACGAGGAAGGCCCCGCGCTCCACGGCACTCGCGCGCTGATCGATTACATGACCGAAGCAGGCATCCAGCCTGACCTGTGTCTGGTGGGCGAGCCGACTTCGGTGAACCGCCTTGGCGATATGGTGAAGATCGGGCGGCGCGGGTCGGTCAATATCTTCATCGACGTCGAGGGCACGCAGGGCCATGTCGCCTATCCGCACCTTGCCGATAATCCGCTGCCCAAGCTGGTTGCGATCCTCGGAGAACTGGACGCGCTGACGCTGGATACAGGGACAAAGTGGTTCCAGCCTTCCAACCTGGAGATCACCGATATCAATGTCGGCAACCGCGCGCATAACGTGATCCCGGCAGCGGGCGCGGCGCGCATCTCGATCCGCTTCAACGACCTGCACACCGGCAAGAGCCTGTCCGACCGGGTGTGCGCGATCGCAGAAAAGCACGGCGGCAAGGCCCGTCCCGTCATCTCGGGCGAGCCCTTCCTGACCGAGCCGGGGGCGTTCTCGAAACTGGTCGCGGCGGCGGTCGAGGCTGAAACGGGTGTGGCGCCTGAACTCAGCACCACCGGCGGCACGTCCGACGCGCGTTTCCTGCGCGCCGTGTGCCCGGTGATCGAATTCGGCCTGTGCAACGCGACGATGCACAAGCGCGACGAGGCGGTGGCGATACCCGATCTGGATGTGCTCGCGCGCATCTACGCCCGCATTGCGCACAACGCGCTGGCCCTCGCCGAGACGGAAAACTAG
- a CDS encoding cupin domain-containing protein, which produces MPKLDLAAIPQTNVTGYPPPFDAAVDGRWYRRLAPVAGLTMMGASHVTLLPGAFSSQRHWHRGQDELVVMLSGAAVLIDDHGELPVGPGDVLTFPAGVENGHCLHNRSDEPCVFVAISAGSREADSGEYSDIDMVFDAEGYARKDGTRYEATRIP; this is translated from the coding sequence ATGCCCAAGCTTGATCTTGCCGCCATTCCCCAGACGAATGTGACCGGCTATCCGCCGCCATTCGATGCGGCGGTGGATGGGCGCTGGTATCGCCGCCTTGCCCCGGTCGCGGGCCTGACCATGATGGGCGCAAGCCACGTCACCCTGCTGCCCGGTGCTTTCTCTTCGCAGCGGCACTGGCATCGCGGTCAGGACGAGCTGGTGGTGATGCTGTCGGGCGCAGCGGTGCTGATCGACGACCACGGCGAACTCCCGGTCGGCCCCGGCGATGTGCTCACGTTCCCCGCGGGCGTGGAAAACGGGCATTGCCTGCACAACCGCTCGGATGAACCCTGTGTCTTCGTCGCCATCAGCGCCGGCAGCCGGGAGGCTGACAGCGGCGAGTATTCCGATATCGACATGGTGTTCGATGCCGAAGGCTACGCCCGTAAGGATGGCACTCGGTACGAGGCAACGCGCATCCCGTGA
- a CDS encoding LysE family translocator, translating into MIDPVVNWAGFALAVLLIEMTPGPNMAWLVTLTLAEGRRAGLGAIFGVALGLTANAALSVLAASLILAQGPALTKAVSVLAAAMMAWLAWEAWKGSGESSPAATPRQSTERHALAGFAINLLNPKSALFFITVMPQFIPDGQPGFGEGLTLAAISVSIATAIHLTLVLLAEQARGVLMAEARARIVRRVLALAMLGVGLWFLAKAFVA; encoded by the coding sequence GTGATCGACCCCGTAGTCAACTGGGCCGGGTTTGCATTGGCGGTGTTGCTGATCGAGATGACGCCCGGACCCAACATGGCGTGGCTGGTCACGCTGACGCTGGCCGAAGGGCGCCGCGCCGGGCTTGGGGCGATCTTCGGGGTGGCGCTCGGCCTCACCGCCAATGCCGCCTTGAGCGTGCTTGCGGCCAGCCTGATCCTTGCGCAGGGCCCGGCGCTGACCAAGGCGGTTTCGGTGCTGGCCGCGGCGATGATGGCGTGGCTGGCGTGGGAAGCGTGGAAAGGTTCAGGCGAGAGTTCACCCGCCGCCACCCCGCGCCAGAGCACCGAGCGTCATGCCCTCGCGGGTTTCGCGATCAACCTGCTCAATCCCAAGTCGGCGCTGTTTTTCATCACGGTGATGCCGCAGTTCATCCCCGATGGTCAGCCGGGTTTCGGCGAAGGCCTGACGCTGGCGGCGATCAGCGTGAGCATAGCCACCGCGATCCACCTGACGCTGGTGCTGCTGGCCGAGCAAGCTCGCGGCGTGCTCATGGCCGAAGCGCGCGCGCGGATCGTCCGGCGGGTGCTGGCGCTGGCGATGCTGGGCGTGGGCCTGTGGTTCCTTGCGAAGGCCTTCGTCGCCTAG
- a CDS encoding S1/P1 nuclease, translated as MRGIAAFLLGLLALVPAPASAWGFYAHQQTASIAEANVSPEARAKIRALLAREKDLGTPDCPLKTLQDAAVWADCVRNEGWRWGYTSAWHYRTAPICEAFNPRANCAGGNCVTAQITRAHRVLADESLPAPVRLEALAFMVHFAGDVHMPLHSGDNEDRGGNDRETDYGIIPSLNLHWIWDGPLAERAISDPADPVVRRYSPAERSELGGGLPDDWGRESWEIARSFVYPTAFDTENVCAAPLPAKTALSQEDIVRGVPIAKRRVQQAGLRIADLLESAFAPGPLVVPDERRR; from the coding sequence ATGAGGGGCATCGCCGCATTTTTGCTGGGCCTGCTGGCGCTGGTGCCTGCCCCGGCAAGCGCCTGGGGCTTCTACGCCCATCAGCAGACCGCCAGTATTGCCGAGGCGAATGTCTCGCCCGAAGCGCGCGCCAAGATCCGCGCATTGCTTGCGCGCGAGAAGGATCTCGGCACGCCCGATTGCCCGCTCAAGACCTTGCAGGATGCCGCTGTATGGGCCGATTGCGTGCGCAACGAAGGCTGGCGCTGGGGCTACACTTCGGCATGGCATTACCGCACCGCGCCGATCTGCGAAGCGTTCAACCCGCGCGCCAATTGTGCGGGCGGCAATTGTGTGACCGCGCAGATCACCCGCGCGCATCGCGTCCTTGCCGATGAAAGCCTGCCCGCCCCCGTCCGGCTCGAAGCGCTGGCCTTTATGGTCCACTTCGCCGGTGATGTGCACATGCCGCTGCATTCGGGCGACAACGAGGACCGCGGCGGCAATGACCGCGAGACCGATTACGGCATCATCCCCAGCCTCAACCTGCACTGGATCTGGGATGGCCCGCTGGCCGAACGCGCGATCAGCGATCCCGCCGATCCGGTGGTGCGGCGCTATTCTCCCGCCGAGCGTTCGGAGCTGGGCGGCGGATTGCCCGACGACTGGGGCCGCGAAAGCTGGGAAATCGCGCGCAGCTTCGTCTATCCCACCGCCTTCGATACCGAGAACGTCTGCGCGGCGCCGCTGCCGGCAAAGACGGCTCTCAGCCAGGAGGACATCGTGCGCGGCGTGCCAATTGCCAAGCGGCGGGTGCAGCAGGCGGGCTTGCGGATCGCCGATCTGCTCGAAAGCGCCTTTGCGCCGGGGCCGCTGGTGGTGCCGGACGAACGCCGCCGCTAG
- a CDS encoding glutathione S-transferase family protein, producing MKLIIGNKNYSSWSLRGWLAVKQSGLHFEELTVPLLGEEWDRIKQDMGEVQPSSGKVPVLWDDETVVWDSLAILEYCADKVGRERFWPKDEAARGMARAMVAEMHSGYLSLRRELPMNIRRRVELPGVSEGAKHDIVRILGLWAEARARHGSAGPYLFGTFGAADIFYAPVVTRFVTYGIGVPGFAQAYMQAILEHDWMREWIGAAEAEEWVIEQWEKIA from the coding sequence ATGAAACTCATCATCGGCAACAAGAACTATTCGAGTTGGTCCCTGCGCGGCTGGCTCGCGGTCAAGCAGTCGGGCCTTCATTTCGAGGAACTGACCGTTCCGCTGCTGGGCGAGGAGTGGGACCGGATCAAGCAGGACATGGGCGAGGTCCAGCCCTCCAGCGGCAAGGTGCCGGTCCTGTGGGATGACGAGACCGTGGTGTGGGATAGCCTCGCCATCCTCGAATATTGCGCCGACAAGGTCGGGCGTGAGCGGTTCTGGCCCAAGGATGAGGCCGCGCGCGGCATGGCGCGGGCGATGGTTGCCGAAATGCACTCGGGCTATCTCTCCCTGCGCCGCGAGCTGCCGATGAACATCCGCCGCCGCGTGGAACTGCCGGGCGTTTCCGAAGGCGCGAAGCACGATATCGTCCGCATCCTCGGCCTGTGGGCAGAAGCCCGCGCGCGCCATGGCAGCGCGGGGCCCTATCTGTTCGGAACCTTCGGCGCGGCGGATATCTTTTATGCTCCGGTGGTGACGCGCTTCGTCACCTACGGCATCGGCGTCCCCGGCTTTGCGCAGGCCTATATGCAGGCGATCCTCGAGCACGACTGGATGCGCGAATGGATCGGGGCTGCCGAGGCAGAGGAATGGGTGATCGAGCAATGGGAGAAAATCGCATGA
- a CDS encoding VOC family protein, which produces MTLPPFHLAFPVDDLAEARRFYGGVMGCPEGRSSDEWIDFDFHGHQIVAHLAPGQAGDRASNHVDGHGVPVPHFGLVLAMEAWEALAERLQAGGCEFVIAPTIRFKGQPGEQATMFLRDPAGNALEFKAFADPANLFAT; this is translated from the coding sequence ATGACCCTTCCCCCCTTCCACCTCGCCTTCCCGGTCGATGATCTTGCCGAGGCGCGCCGTTTCTATGGCGGAGTGATGGGCTGCCCCGAAGGGCGTTCGAGCGACGAGTGGATCGATTTCGATTTCCACGGCCACCAGATTGTCGCACACCTCGCGCCCGGGCAGGCGGGAGACCGGGCGAGCAACCATGTCGACGGCCACGGCGTGCCAGTCCCGCATTTCGGGCTGGTGCTGGCGATGGAGGCTTGGGAGGCGCTGGCGGAACGCTTGCAGGCGGGGGGATGCGAATTCGTGATCGCGCCGACCATCCGCTTCAAAGGCCAACCGGGTGAGCAGGCGACGATGTTCCTGCGCGATCCGGCGGGAAATGCGCTCGAGTTCAAGGCATTTGCCGACCCGGCTAACCTGTTTGCTACCTGA
- a CDS encoding DUF11 domain-containing protein, which translates to MKTTKQLLGAVSAFALVAMSSAPAMAEGTNAGATITNNVSVSFNVNGVSQNAQTASNSFTVDRRVNVNVNYIGPATSVAPGSDDQVVAFDVTNLSNDTVDLALASALTGGNPVNIGNFRIYRDLDGDRVLDAAEVTAGPITYLDEVAEDATVAVLVVSDIGLNAVNGNTFDVTLTANSHLAGTAGSLGAELVGTSGANTAGIDTVLFDGQGDTDAANDGAFSDTGRYTVAGAVVTLTKASRVVSDPVNGSTNPKAIPGATVEYCITVANASGAATATNVAVTDDLPVDVTYDAAFGIFVNGNATCTSGTPGGTFTVGAGPAGEDRVTGSLSDVAAGETRSLYFQVVID; encoded by the coding sequence ATGAAGACCACCAAGCAATTGCTGGGTGCGGTGAGTGCGTTTGCGCTCGTCGCGATGTCCAGCGCTCCTGCCATGGCCGAAGGGACCAATGCAGGCGCAACGATCACCAACAATGTCTCCGTCAGCTTCAACGTCAACGGCGTTTCGCAGAACGCCCAGACCGCAAGCAACAGCTTCACCGTCGACCGGCGCGTGAACGTCAATGTCAACTATATCGGCCCAGCCACCTCGGTCGCGCCGGGTTCAGACGATCAGGTTGTCGCGTTCGACGTGACCAACCTGTCGAACGACACGGTTGACCTTGCGCTCGCTTCGGCACTGACCGGCGGCAACCCGGTCAATATCGGCAACTTCCGCATCTACCGCGACCTCGACGGTGACCGCGTGCTCGATGCAGCCGAAGTGACGGCAGGCCCGATCACCTACCTCGATGAAGTCGCTGAAGATGCGACCGTGGCAGTGCTCGTTGTGTCCGACATCGGCCTCAACGCCGTGAACGGCAACACCTTCGACGTTACGCTGACCGCCAATTCGCACCTCGCCGGCACCGCCGGTTCGCTGGGCGCGGAACTGGTCGGCACCTCGGGCGCGAACACTGCGGGCATCGATACCGTGCTGTTCGACGGTCAGGGCGACACCGATGCCGCCAACGACGGGGCCTTCTCCGACACCGGCCGCTACACTGTTGCGGGCGCGGTCGTGACCCTGACCAAGGCAAGCCGCGTGGTCAGCGATCCGGTCAACGGGTCGACCAACCCCAAGGCGATCCCCGGCGCGACGGTCGAATACTGCATCACCGTGGCCAACGCCTCGGGCGCAGCAACGGCGACCAACGTGGCCGTGACCGACGATCTGCCGGTCGATGTGACCTATGACGCGGCCTTCGGCATCTTCGTCAACGGCAATGCGACCTGCACCAGCGGAACGCCGGGCGGCACCTTTACCGTCGGCGCCGGACCGGCAGGTGAAGACCGGGTGACGGGCAGCCTCAGCGATGTCGCTGCCGGCGAAACCCGCTCGCTCTACTTCCAGGTCGTGATCGACTGA